A single genomic interval of Arthrobacter methylotrophus harbors:
- the rpe gene encoding ribulose-phosphate 3-epimerase, which translates to MSSSPRNCCINPSILSADFVNLEAELARIGNADAVHVDVMDNHFVPNLTIGLPVVERLQKVSPVPLDAHLMISNVDRWAPQFADAGLHSVTFHVEASDAPIKLARELRARGAKAGMALRPATPVEPYLDMLPELDMLLIMTVEPGFGGQAFLDVMLPKIRRARAAVEGSGVNVAIQVDGGITEETITRAAEAGANVFVAGSAVYGKPSPADAIEALRAKGQLAFASKTTTPEPRKA; encoded by the coding sequence ATGTCCAGTTCACCCCGGAATTGCTGTATCAACCCCAGCATCCTCTCGGCTGACTTCGTCAACCTCGAAGCCGAGCTTGCCCGCATCGGCAACGCCGATGCCGTTCACGTGGATGTCATGGACAACCACTTCGTGCCGAACCTCACGATCGGGCTGCCCGTCGTGGAGCGGCTGCAAAAAGTCAGTCCCGTTCCGCTGGATGCCCACTTGATGATTTCCAATGTCGACCGTTGGGCGCCCCAGTTCGCCGACGCCGGCCTGCACTCGGTCACGTTCCACGTCGAGGCGTCCGATGCCCCCATCAAACTCGCCCGTGAGCTACGCGCACGAGGAGCCAAGGCAGGCATGGCACTGCGCCCGGCCACCCCGGTCGAACCGTACCTGGACATGCTCCCCGAACTGGACATGCTGCTGATCATGACCGTAGAACCTGGTTTCGGCGGCCAGGCATTCCTGGACGTCATGCTCCCCAAGATCCGCCGCGCCCGCGCCGCGGTCGAGGGCTCCGGGGTGAACGTCGCCATCCAAGTTGATGGCGGCATCACCGAGGAAACCATCACCCGCGCCGCCGAGGCCGGCGCCAACGTCTTCGTGGCCGGATCAGCCGTCTACGGCAAACCCTCACCCGCCGACGCCATCGAGGCACTCCGGGCCAAGGGCCAACTCGCCTTCGCCTCCAAAACAACCACCCCCGAACCCCGGAAAGCCTGA
- a CDS encoding ribose-5-phosphate isomerase: protein MRVHIATDHAGMELSSHLITTLSAHGYEMVDHGPAAYDAEDDYPAFCINAATAVVADQAAGVDALGIVLGGSGNGEQIAANKVKGVRAALAWNLDTAKLARQHNNANVVAVGGRQHTVHEATELIKAFLTEPFTNAERHERRIGQIATYETTGEITN from the coding sequence ATGCGCGTTCACATCGCAACCGACCACGCAGGTATGGAACTAAGCTCGCACCTCATCACCACACTCTCCGCCCACGGCTACGAAATGGTGGACCACGGACCCGCAGCCTACGACGCCGAAGACGACTACCCGGCCTTCTGCATTAACGCCGCTACTGCCGTCGTGGCCGACCAAGCCGCGGGCGTGGACGCCCTCGGCATAGTACTCGGCGGCTCAGGCAACGGCGAGCAAATCGCCGCGAACAAAGTCAAAGGCGTCCGCGCGGCCCTGGCCTGGAACCTGGACACCGCCAAACTCGCCCGCCAACACAACAACGCCAACGTCGTCGCAGTCGGCGGACGCCAACACACAGTCCACGAAGCCACCGAACTGATCAAAGCATTCCTGACCGAACCATTCACCAACGCCGAACGCCACGAACGCCGCATCGGCCAGATCGCCACCTACGAAACCACCGGCGAAATCACCAACTAA
- the fbaA gene encoding class II fructose-bisphosphate aldolase, which yields MGVSMPIATPEIYSEMIDRAKVGGFAFPAVNVTSSQTLNAAIRGFAEAESDGIIQVSTGGAAYWSGASVKNMVVGSLGFAAFAREVAKNYNVNIALHTDHCPQDKLADFVLPLLAASEEAVKAGKDPIFNSHMWDGSHETLSENLRIGRELLERAAAARIILEVEIGTVGGEEDGVENEINEKLYTTTEDALATIEALGAGENGRYLTALTFGNVHGVYKPGNVKLRPELLKQIQAEVGAKIGKDNPFDLVFHGGSGSTEQEIADAVSYGVIKMNIDTDVQYAFTRPVAGHMFSNYDGVLKVDGEMGNKKAYDPRVWGASAEAGMAARIVEAAKQLGSVGKTF from the coding sequence ATAGGAGTCAGTATGCCCATCGCAACCCCAGAGATTTACTCCGAGATGATCGACCGTGCGAAGGTCGGTGGTTTCGCGTTTCCGGCCGTGAATGTGACCTCGTCGCAGACCCTGAACGCGGCGATCCGTGGTTTTGCTGAGGCTGAGTCGGATGGCATCATTCAGGTTTCGACTGGTGGCGCGGCTTATTGGTCCGGTGCTTCGGTCAAGAACATGGTTGTCGGTTCCTTGGGTTTTGCTGCTTTCGCCCGTGAGGTCGCGAAGAACTACAACGTGAATATTGCCCTGCATACGGATCACTGCCCGCAGGACAAGCTGGCTGATTTTGTGTTGCCGTTGCTGGCTGCTTCGGAGGAAGCGGTGAAGGCCGGCAAGGACCCCATTTTCAACTCGCATATGTGGGATGGCTCGCATGAGACTTTGTCCGAGAATCTGCGGATTGGCCGGGAGCTTCTGGAGCGTGCGGCTGCGGCCAGGATCATCCTCGAGGTTGAGATCGGTACGGTCGGCGGCGAGGAAGACGGTGTTGAGAACGAGATCAACGAGAAGCTCTACACCACCACCGAAGACGCCTTGGCCACGATCGAGGCGTTGGGTGCGGGGGAGAACGGTCGGTATCTGACGGCGTTGACGTTCGGGAACGTCCATGGCGTGTACAAGCCGGGCAACGTCAAGCTCCGTCCGGAGCTCCTCAAGCAGATCCAGGCGGAGGTCGGTGCCAAAATCGGCAAGGACAACCCGTTTGATCTGGTGTTCCACGGTGGTTCGGGTTCCACGGAGCAGGAGATCGCGGATGCTGTTTCCTATGGTGTCATCAAGATGAACATCGACACCGATGTCCAGTATGCGTTCACCCGTCCGGTTGCCGGACACATGTTCTCGAACTACGACGGTGTCTTGAAGGTCGACGGCGAGATGGGCAATAAGAAGGCCTATGATCCGCGTGTCTGGGGTGCTTCGGCGGAGGCCGGCATGGCTGCCCGGATCGTGGAAGCCGCAAAGCAGCTCGGATCGGTAGGCAAGACCTTCTAA